The following are from one region of the Sorghum bicolor cultivar BTx623 chromosome 2, Sorghum_bicolor_NCBIv3, whole genome shotgun sequence genome:
- the LOC8063885 gene encoding transcription factor 25 → MSARLLRRVLQEREAAPLDTDVADDDQPAEDEASPPRSSARNLFDLLDDGNGDGDEEDKEEDETEIIQALSYTEQKHSVQKKANVVPETNKKSKKKKKKSKAEPSSTKSKDAQSLDSILEAIENNPIQQRSYQSDRAAGKEIETNEATHGASCVLAIDPRHLKGENEMRRIFGSKVVDSFENQRNMPSSSRQVRGARRVVHNPRKTLLVSPPSYWPPWDKSISMDLLEMKNGLNYFRYTYDPSVSHVQELFEAAKAANDLNAIAAILGKYPYHPESLLTFAELFKYSGEHQSSADAVEKCLFALECAWHPLFSPLQGNYQLKFSHDTNKPLFTALFSHMKNLDRRGCHRSALEVCKFLLSLDSDDPKGALFCIDYFALRSQQYKWLEQFAEEYQCDNSLWLFPNFSFSLAIARFYLERDAASECSDDADKSTSLDLMKQALMLHPMVLRKIVDKAPLKDSSWTQILRNVFFGSAKPGSPSLEHMINIYVERHYIMWRFPELQNLLKEAALLVIESLKQDNREAQDWACLRKEAFSSEKNEYSHLLVSDFSDTTPSLPPEELRPFMVGPGMVHEMPPVEQEAGPERLRAPREVAGRNPAVVFLESLLPWVDYGDNHHDANNDNDDD, encoded by the exons GAAGATGAAACAGAAATAATTCAAGCTTTGAGCtatacagaacagaaacattctGTGCAAAAGAAGGCAAATGTTGTTCCTGAAACAAACAAAAAatcaaagaaaaagaaaaaaaagagcaaGGCAGAGCCATCATCAACAAAGTCAAAGGATGCACAGTCGTTGGATTCAATTCTGGAAGCTATTGaaaacaatccaatacaacaaaGATCTTATCAGAGTGACAGGGCAGCTGGAAAGGAAATTGAGACAAATGAAGCTACTCATGGGGCATCCTGTGTTCTTGCAATAGACCCCAGACATCTAAAGGGTGAAAATGAGATGAGACGCATTTTTGGATCAAAGGTAGTGGATTCATTTGAAAATCAACGGAATATGCCAAGCAGTTCAAGGCAAGTACGTGGTGCTAGGCGTGTTGTCCATAATCCAAGAAAAACTCTTCTTGTGTCTCCACCTAGCTACTGGCCACCATGGGATAAGTCGATATCAATGGATCTTCTTGAGATGAAGAATGGTTTGAATTACTTCAG GTACACATATGATCCTTCAGTCAGCCATGTGCAAGAATTATTTGAAGCTGCCAAAGCAGCAAATGATCTCAATGCTATTGCAGCTATATTAGGGAAATATCCATATCATCCAGAATCACTGTtgacatttgctgaacttttcAAATATTCTGGAGAGCATCAATCATCAGCAGATGCAGTGGAGAAATGTCTATTTGCATTGGAGTGTGCTTGGCATCCTTTATTTAGCCCACTTCAGGGCAACTACCAGTTGAAATTCAGCCATGACACAAATAAGCCACTGTTTACAGCACTCTTTAGTCACATGAAAAATCTGGATAGGCGTGGCTGCCACCGGTCTGCTTTAGAGGTCTGCAAGTTTCTGTTGTCACTGGACTCTGATGATCCAAAGGGTGCTCTATTTTGCATTGATTACTTCGCTCTAAGATCACAACAGTACAAATGGCTGGAGCAATTTGCAGAAGAGTACCAGTGTGATAACTCCTTGTGGTTATTTCCAAATTTTTCATTTTCTCTTGCTATTGCACGGTTTTACCTTGAGCGCGATGCAGCATCAGAGTGTTCTGATGATGCTGACAAGTCAACATCTCTTGATCTCATGAAGCAAGCTCTTATGCTTCATCCTATGGTGCTTCGCAAGATAGTTGACAAGGCTCCTCTGAAAGACTCATCATGGACCCAAATACTCAGAAATGTGTTCTTTGGATCAGCAAAACCGGGAAGCCCTTCACTTGAGCATATGATCAATATATATGTGGAACGTCATTATATCATGTGGAGATTCCCAGAACTGCAGAACTTGCTGAAAGAGGCTGCTCTTTTGGTGATTGAATCACTAAAGCAAGATAACAGGGAAGCCCAGGACTGGGCATGTCTTAGAAAGGAGGCATTCTCATCAGAGAAGAATGA GTACTCTCATCTGCTTGTTTCAGACTTCTCTGACACAACGCCGTCCCTCCCACCAGAGGAACTACGACCATTCATGGTCGGTCCAGGAATGGTGCATGAGATGCCACCTGTTGAACAAGAAGCTGGACCTGAGAGGCTCCGTGCTCCCCGTGAAGTCGCTGGGCGTAATCCTGCGGTAGTCTTCCTTGAATCACTGCTCCCATGGGTTGACTATGGTGACAATCATCACGATGCGAACAACGACAACGACGACGATTGA